In Candidatus Palauibacter australiensis, the following are encoded in one genomic region:
- a CDS encoding efflux RND transporter permease subunit produces the protein MRRAIGWMAKHGVAANLLMVLIILAGFVSLVSLPQETFPEISLDTIQVQVQYPGASPDEVEQAIVRRVEQRITGIQGVDRVTSAASEGVGIVLAELSLGTDESKTLDEIKSAIDRITSFPVDAEEPEVVALAAQGRVMEIAIFGDVPERTLKEIANRVKDDLTSLPTISLVRVSGVRQYEISIEVSKAALRAHGLTLDEVAAAVRRGSLDLPGGSVETDREEILVHIRGQNYTRADFADIVVRANVDGSMLRLSDVADIQDGFEHVDLINAYNGQPTAFVQVLRTGDERVLEISDEVERYLEEELAISLPRGVDYSIWRSEASYLQSRIDLLIKNGRLGLILVLIALALFLDLRLAFWTAVGIFLSFAGVFAVMAWAGISINMMALFGFILAIGIVVDDAIVVGENIFAEREKGAAALRAAIKGTRRVSVPVIFAVLTTVAAFTPLLFVPGSLGKFLYVIPAIVISVLLLSLVEVLFILPYHLSHLPEPGASRGKGGWLGPVYRLQTLVQTNLQRFIDGPLERSVRFAVRRPGLTVLGALSSLMIVGGLVAGRHLRFSLLPVIEGEEVVAYIEMAEGTTSERTAEVASYVEGQGYAAIAELEAQLPDDEPPLVEAVFTSIGQRPSQAGGPGMSAEASFVRSNIAEVSLRLTDPEIRDLPAIEVERAWRERVGPVAGARELTFSSILIDLGSPVQVELSHPDTAMLNAAVPEFTDRLIRIAGVAEVRDDRGRGKRELELELKPAARTLGITLDDLARQVRGAFFGNEVYRLQRGRDEVRVYVRLPESERNTLADLQDYRIRTPTGGEAPLSEVADVSFGVASSTINRIDGRRIVTVTADVDAAVITGQEVNTEITSAILPELQAQYPGLRYGFGGEQRQQTLAFEGIARGFLLALLAIYALLAIPFRSYLQPLVVMASIPLGLVGAAIGHLIMGLDLGMLSMFGLVGLSGVVVNDSLVLIDFINERHRSGLPMSEAIVQGAKVRFRPIMLTSVTTFLGVSPIILERSTQAQFLSPMAVSLGFGILFATFIIMLAVPALAMMNYTFTVRAKRAFVRWRRKPQLGLAAGGFER, from the coding sequence ATGAGGCGGGCGATCGGGTGGATGGCCAAGCATGGCGTCGCCGCGAACCTGCTGATGGTGCTGATCATCCTGGCGGGATTCGTGAGCCTCGTCAGTCTGCCCCAGGAGACGTTCCCCGAGATCTCCCTCGACACGATTCAGGTACAGGTCCAGTACCCCGGAGCGTCGCCCGACGAAGTCGAGCAGGCAATCGTGCGGCGGGTCGAGCAGCGGATCACCGGCATCCAGGGCGTCGACCGCGTGACGAGCGCCGCCTCGGAGGGTGTCGGCATCGTGCTCGCCGAACTGTCGCTGGGCACGGATGAGTCGAAGACGCTGGACGAGATCAAGTCCGCCATCGACCGGATCACGAGCTTTCCCGTCGATGCGGAGGAGCCGGAGGTGGTCGCGCTGGCCGCGCAAGGCCGCGTCATGGAGATCGCAATCTTCGGCGACGTCCCCGAGCGAACCCTCAAGGAGATCGCGAACCGAGTCAAGGATGACCTCACCTCGCTGCCGACGATCTCGCTCGTCCGCGTTTCCGGCGTCCGGCAGTACGAGATCTCGATCGAGGTGTCGAAGGCGGCCCTGCGCGCCCACGGTCTGACGCTCGACGAGGTGGCCGCGGCGGTGCGGCGCGGCAGCCTCGACCTTCCGGGCGGGAGCGTCGAGACCGACCGCGAGGAGATTCTCGTCCACATCCGGGGCCAGAACTACACCCGGGCGGACTTCGCGGACATCGTCGTGCGGGCGAACGTCGACGGGTCGATGCTCCGTCTCTCCGACGTCGCGGACATCCAGGACGGCTTCGAGCACGTAGACCTCATCAACGCCTACAACGGGCAGCCGACGGCCTTCGTCCAGGTCCTGCGGACGGGAGACGAGCGTGTCCTGGAGATCTCCGACGAGGTCGAGCGCTACCTGGAAGAGGAGTTGGCGATCTCGCTCCCGCGGGGCGTCGACTACAGCATCTGGCGCAGCGAAGCCTCGTACCTGCAGAGCCGCATCGACCTCCTCATCAAGAACGGTCGGCTGGGTCTGATCCTGGTGCTCATCGCGCTGGCCCTCTTCCTCGACCTGCGCCTCGCGTTCTGGACCGCGGTCGGGATCTTCCTCTCCTTCGCCGGCGTGTTCGCGGTGATGGCGTGGGCCGGCATCTCCATCAACATGATGGCGCTGTTCGGCTTCATCCTCGCGATCGGGATCGTGGTGGACGACGCGATCGTGGTGGGAGAGAACATCTTCGCCGAACGGGAGAAAGGAGCGGCCGCGCTGCGGGCGGCGATCAAGGGCACGAGACGCGTCTCGGTGCCGGTAATCTTCGCCGTGCTCACGACCGTGGCGGCGTTCACCCCGCTGCTCTTCGTGCCCGGCAGCCTCGGGAAGTTCCTCTACGTCATCCCCGCGATCGTGATCTCGGTGCTGCTGCTCTCGCTCGTCGAGGTCCTGTTCATTCTCCCGTACCACCTCTCGCACCTCCCGGAGCCGGGCGCGAGCCGCGGGAAGGGAGGCTGGCTGGGGCCCGTCTACCGCCTGCAGACGCTCGTCCAGACGAACCTGCAGCGCTTCATCGACGGTCCTCTGGAGCGTTCCGTGCGCTTCGCCGTGCGGCGGCCGGGCCTGACCGTGCTCGGGGCCCTCTCCTCCCTGATGATCGTGGGGGGGCTGGTGGCGGGACGGCATCTCCGGTTCAGCCTGCTGCCCGTGATCGAGGGCGAGGAGGTCGTGGCCTACATCGAGATGGCCGAGGGGACGACCAGCGAGCGCACCGCGGAAGTGGCCAGCTACGTGGAGGGGCAGGGATACGCGGCGATCGCGGAACTCGAAGCGCAGTTGCCGGACGACGAGCCGCCCCTGGTCGAGGCGGTGTTCACGAGCATCGGGCAGCGTCCCTCGCAGGCCGGAGGCCCCGGCATGAGCGCCGAAGCGAGCTTCGTCCGGTCGAACATCGCCGAGGTCAGCCTGCGGCTGACCGATCCGGAGATCCGGGATCTGCCGGCCATCGAGGTGGAGCGGGCCTGGCGGGAGCGCGTCGGCCCGGTCGCGGGCGCGCGGGAACTCACGTTCAGTTCCATCCTCATCGACCTGGGGTCGCCGGTGCAGGTCGAACTCTCCCATCCCGATACGGCGATGCTGAACGCGGCGGTGCCCGAGTTCACGGACCGGCTGATTCGCATCGCGGGCGTGGCGGAGGTCCGCGACGACCGCGGCCGCGGCAAGCGCGAGCTGGAGCTGGAGCTGAAGCCCGCCGCGCGCACACTCGGGATCACGCTCGACGACCTGGCGCGCCAGGTGCGCGGGGCGTTCTTCGGGAACGAGGTCTACCGCCTGCAGCGGGGCCGCGACGAAGTGCGCGTCTACGTCCGGCTCCCGGAATCGGAGCGGAACACGCTCGCCGACCTGCAGGACTACCGGATCCGTACGCCGACGGGCGGCGAGGCGCCGCTGTCGGAGGTCGCGGACGTGTCGTTCGGGGTCGCGTCATCGACGATCAACCGGATCGATGGACGGCGCATCGTGACGGTCACGGCGGATGTGGACGCGGCCGTGATCACGGGACAGGAGGTCAACACGGAGATTACCTCGGCGATCCTGCCGGAACTGCAGGCCCAATACCCGGGCCTTCGCTACGGGTTCGGCGGAGAGCAGCGCCAGCAGACCCTGGCGTTCGAGGGGATCGCCCGCGGTTTCCTGCTCGCCCTGCTCGCGATCTACGCGCTCCTCGCCATCCCCTTCCGCTCGTACCTGCAGCCGCTCGTCGTCATGGCTTCGATCCCGCTGGGGCTCGTGGGCGCCGCGATCGGGCACCTGATCATGGGACTGGACCTCGGCATGCTCTCGATGTTCGGGCTCGTGGGCCTGTCGGGCGTGGTCGTGAACGACTCGCTGGTGTTGATCGATTTCATCAACGAGCGGCACCGAAGCGGGCTCCCCATGTCGGAGGCGATCGTGCAGGGAGCCAAGGTCCGCTTCCGGCCCATCATGCTGACCTCCGTGACCACCTTCCTCGGGGTGTCGCCGATCATCCTCGAGCGCAGCACGCAGGCGCAGTTCCTCTCGCCCATGGCGGTGAGTCTCGGGTTCGGAATCCTGTTCGCCACCTTCATCATCATGCTCGCCGTGCCGGCCCTGGCGATGATGAACTACACGTTCACGGTGCGGGCGAAGCGGGCCTTCGTTCGCTGGCGGCGAAAGCCCCAACTGGGCCTGGCCGCGGGAGGGTTCGAGCGCTGA
- the cysD gene encoding sulfate adenylyltransferase subunit CysD: protein MASLESEAIEILREGLAAASRPVMLYSVGKDSSVLLHLARKAFWPASPPFPLLHIDTTWKFREMIAFRDRTAAEAGLELRVHTNDAGLREGVNPFDHGSDRYTDIMKTVALRQALDEGEYDIIFVGARRDEEKSRAKERVFSLRDAAHRWDPKAQRPEPWNLYNTRLAPGESLRVSPLSNWTEADVWRYIRAEEIPIVPLYYAAERPVVERDGRWIMVDDDRMPLRPGEEPQQRRIRFRTLGCYPLTAAVESDAETLDAVIAETLATDRSEREGRLIDHDRDGSMELKKTRGYF from the coding sequence CTGGCGTCGCTCGAGTCCGAAGCCATCGAAATCCTCCGGGAGGGCCTCGCGGCGGCGTCGCGGCCCGTGATGCTGTATTCGGTCGGAAAAGATTCGTCCGTGCTCCTGCACCTCGCCCGGAAGGCCTTCTGGCCGGCATCGCCGCCGTTCCCGCTGCTCCATATCGACACGACGTGGAAGTTCCGGGAGATGATCGCGTTCCGGGACCGAACGGCGGCGGAAGCGGGCCTGGAACTCCGCGTTCACACGAACGATGCCGGGCTGCGCGAGGGCGTCAATCCGTTCGACCATGGGTCGGATCGCTACACCGACATCATGAAGACGGTCGCGCTGCGGCAGGCGCTCGACGAGGGCGAATACGACATCATCTTCGTCGGCGCGCGCCGGGATGAGGAGAAGTCGCGCGCCAAGGAGCGTGTGTTCTCGCTGCGCGACGCGGCGCACCGGTGGGATCCGAAGGCGCAGCGTCCAGAGCCGTGGAACCTGTACAACACGCGCCTGGCGCCCGGCGAATCGCTGCGAGTCTCCCCGCTCTCGAACTGGACCGAGGCGGACGTCTGGCGGTACATCCGCGCGGAGGAGATCCCGATCGTTCCGCTCTACTACGCCGCCGAGCGTCCCGTCGTCGAGCGGGATGGACGGTGGATCATGGTCGACGACGACCGGATGCCGCTGCGCCCGGGCGAGGAGCCGCAGCAACGGCGCATCCGCTTCCGGACGCTGGGCTGCTACCCGCTGACGGCCGCCGTCGAGAGCGACGCGGAGACGCTCGACGCGGTCATCGCGGAGACGCTCGCGACGGATCGCTCCGAACGCGAGGGGCGTCTCATCGACCATGACCGCGACGGC